The nucleotide window GGCGGAACTGGTTCGTACGGGTGAACTCGATTTCTACCTGATGAAACCCATTGATGAGCAGTTCCTGATTACCTGCAAAAGCATCGATCTATCCACCATACCCAATATCTTCATGGGGCTGGTGCTGATGGGCATTTCGCTGAACGACCTGGGCTGGCCGCTGGACCCGGTACGCATCGTGTTATTTGTCATCACTTTTTTTGCAGGGCTAGCTATTGCCTACAGTTGTCTGCTGATGTTGTCAGCGACCTCATTCTGGCTGACCCGCAATTCGAGCCTGATGGAAATGTGGTGGTTGTTCACTTCGCTGATGCGTTACCCGCGCGATATCTTTCGAGAACCCTGGGCGATGCCGATCGGGTTCTTCTTCAGTTTCCTGGTTCCCGTGATGCTGGTGATTCATATGCCAGCCAGCGTGATGGTGAAGGCGATGGATCCCTGGTTTTGCGTGTATGTGATTATTGCAGCCATGGTGATGCTGTGGCTCAGTCGTGCCTATCTGCATCTGGCGATGAGCAGATATCGGAGTGCGAGCAGTTGATGATTTTCCTGGCGAACTTGGCGCTGCTTGGCACCTTGGCGGTTAATTTTTTAAACCGCCAAGTCGCCAAGAAGACGCCAAGGAAACAATGCTAAGGTGCTTTACTTACTTGACAGCGTCCCTCACTAGAATCGCTGTCACCGGAAAGTGATCCGAAGGCACTTTGCCTGCTTTGGTGGTATGGTCGATAGCTGCGTCTTTCACATGCAGATCGATTGAGCAGCCTATCCAGTCGATGCGTTCCTTATTTTTTACATCAGGCTTGAAGCCATTGAAGGTGCCTTCTTCTTTGCCTCGTAGTGGATGCTTGATTCGGAAAGTATCTATGATGCTGGCCGGTTTGCCTTGGCTGTTTGCGAAGAGTGCCTGATAGGGTTCGGTGCTTTCGCCTGTGTTGAAATCGCCAGTGACAATGATGGTGTGGCCGTTGCCCAATTCTTCCAGTTTCTGGCGAATGAGCAGGGCTGATTCCGTGCGTGCCTGCTTGCCCATGTGGTCGAAGTGGGTGTTAAGAAATAGCACGGGCTTGGCATCGTTGTGTTGTAGATCTTTCAGTTTGACCCACGTGGCAATGCGGGGCAGGGCTGCATCCCAGCCTTTGCTGCCGACTATATCGGGAGTCGGGCTGAGCCAGAAATGCCCGCCTTCGATGAGGTTGAAACGGTCGCGACGGTAAAAGAGCGCTGCCATTTCCCCCTTCAACTTGCCATCATCGCGACCAACGCCGAATGCCTCGAACTGGTTTAACTCTTTCAGAAGATAATCTCGCTGGAAGGCCAGCGTTTCCTGCGTGCCCAGCAGGTCGGGATTGAACTTCTTGATGGTTTCGCAGAGGAATTCCTTCCGTTTGTTCCAGTGATTCTCCCCATCGTTGGCTGTGCCGTAGCGAATGTTGAAGCTCATCACTTTCAGGGAGGCATCGACTTTTGGTGCAGGCAGAAAGAGTGAGCAAAGCAGCAGGCAATACATGATTAAACTCGGATGATGAAGGACAGGCAACTTCCCAATAGCCTATGGAGTCTGCTTGGCGTGCAGCAGGAAAGTTTGCTACAATAAACCTGAATAACATGCCAGATAATCCTGCCTTGGGCATCGCCCAACAACCTGTAGAGTCAGCCATGCGATTGATAGTAACCCTGGGTTGCCTTCTGTGTTCATGCATCATGGTGAATGCGGAAGAGAAATTGCAGTACAACCGTGATATCCGTCCCATTCTTGCCGAAAACTGTTTTGCCTGCCACGGCCCCGACAGCGCTGCCCGCAAGGGAAACCTGCGGCTCGATCAGCGTGAACTGGCTATCAAAAAGAAAGCCATCAAGCCGGGGGATGTCGCGGGTAGTGAAATGATCGAACGTATCATCACGGCTGATACTAGCGATTTGATGCCTCCGCCTGAATCACACAAAAAGCTGACCGATCAACAGAAAGCCATGCTGAAGAAATGGATCGAGCAGGGGGCAGAATATCAATCGCACTGGTCGCTGATTGCTCCGCAGCGTCCTGCTGTGCCCGCAGTCAGGTATCAGTCATGGATACGCAATCCCATTGATGCCTTCGTGCTGGCTGAGTTGGAGAAACAGAAGCTGAAGCCATCGCCCGAAGCAGATCGCCGAACGCTGGCCCGCCGGGTGAGTTTTGATTTGACAGGCTTGCCACCCACGCCGGAAGATGTGACTGCGTTCGTGAACGACACCAGCGCCAATGCTTACGAAAAGTATGTCGACAAACTGCTCAGTTCAGTTCACTGGGGCGAACACCGTGGCCGCTATTGGCTTGATTACAGCCGGTATGCCGATACGCATGGCATCCATTTCGATAATTATCGCGAGATGTGGTCATACCGCGACTGGGTGATCAAGGCGTTCAATAATAACATGCCTTTCGATCAATTCACCACCGAGCAACTCGCAGGCGATTTGCTTCCGAATACCACACTCGACCAGCGCATTGCCACCGGCTTCAGCCGTAACAACATCACCACCAATGAAGGCGGGGCTATCGATGAAGAGTACCTGGTGCTCTACGCCCGCGATCGCACGGAAACACTCGGGCAGGTTTATTTCGGCATGACGACAGGCTGTGCGGTCTGCCACGATCACAAGTATGACCCTTTCAGCATGAAGGATTTCTATTCCCTGTCAGCCTTCTTCAACAATACCTCGCAGCGGGCCATGGATGGTAACATCAAGGATACACCCCCGATCATCGTGGTGCCCATGGATGCTGATCGCCCGCGATGGGAAGCACTCTGCCAGGAGTTGAAGAAAATCGATGCCGATATTGCTGAACGGAAAAAGGCAGCACGGCCCAATTTTGACAAATGGCTGGCAGCAAGCAAACCAACCGACTTCTATAAAGCGATGCCGGTTAACGGGTTGCACTTTCAAACGTTGCTGGCGGAAGGCGCCGGCAACAGTATCAGTGCATTGCTGCAAGGTCAGTTACGTCATATCACTTCGGCTAAAAATCTGGCCTGGGAAGCAGGCCACCTGGCAGAAAAGGCTTTGAAATCACGAACCGATATGGAACTCGAGTTCGAAGATGCCGGTAATTTTGATACAAAGCAGCCATTTTCATTCGGTGCCTGGATCAACCCGCAGAAAACCACCGGGTACGCCGCCATTATCTCCCGCATGGATGAAGCTAACCATTACCGGGGTTGGGATTTATGGATTGAAGATGGCAAAATTGGAACTCATATCGTCAGCAAGTGGATGGATGATGCACTGAAAGTGGTGACTTCCAATGCCGTACAACCCAAAACCTGGTCGCATATTTTTGTCACTTATGATGGCACAGGCAAAGCAGAAGGAGTGAAACTCTATATCAATGGAGTGTTGCAGGAAGCCCGCCAGGTAACAGCCAACAGCCTGAAAGGCAGCATTAAAACAACAGTTCCCCTGCGTATTGGCCGACGTACCGGTGGTGCGGCATTGTCCAATCATGGCATTCAGGATATTCGCATTTATGATCGTGTGGTGAGTGCCGGCGAAATCGAGACGATCAAGCAGGCAGGCCGCACTGCCTGGATTCTTACCCGGCCTGCCGACAAACGCACTGATGCCGAAAAGAACGAAGTTTTTACCTGGTGGCTCCCGAGCAAAGATCACGCCTTCAAATCGCTGATCGAAAAACACTCAGCATTGAAACAGGAAGAAGCTGCCATCAAGGGGCGAGGTACCGTGGCCCATGTGATGCAGGAAAAGCCTGAACAGGCTATGGCCTATATCCTCAAACGAGGCGAATACGACAAGCGGAGCGAACCGGTTAAGCCAGGTACACCAGCGATGCTGCCACCCATGCCCGAAAAGTTTCCCAGGAACAGGCTCGGGTTGGCCCAATGGCTGTTGCAGGCCGATCAACCGTTGACTGCGCGTGTTACGGTGAACCGGTTCTGGCAGGAAGTTTTCGGCAACGGCCTGGTACGCACATCAGGAGACTTTGGCATCAGTGGAGAGGTGCCTTCGCATCCTGAATTACTCGACTGGCTGGCAGTGGAATTCCGCGAATCGGGCTGGGATGTGAAAAAGTTTTTCAAGATGCTGGTAATGTCGAACACCTATCGACAGTCAGCCCATATCACGCCGGAGCAACTGGAAAAAGATCCGTCCAATAAGTGGCTGAGCCGTGGCCCACGTTTCCGCATGGATGCTGAGATGGTGCGTGACAATGCCCTAGCAGTCAGCGGCTTGCTCGTTCGCAAGATCGGCGGGCCGAGCGTGAAGCCTTACCAGCCCATTGGGGTGTGGGAAGCCGTAGCGATGATTGGCAGCAACACCCGCGATTACAAGGCAGACAAAGGCGAAAACCTCTACCGTCGTAGCATGTACACGTTCTGGAAACGTGCCGCCCCGCCCGCCTCGCTCGATATCTTCAATGCTCCGAACCGCGAAACGTGCGCCGTGAAACGCGAACGCACCAACACGCCGCTGCAGGCCTTGGTCACATTGAATGATGTGCAGTTCGTGGAAGCTGCCCGCCACCTGGCAACCAATGCCATCAAAGCTGCAAAGACCAGCGATGAGCGACTGGAGTTCATCTCTCAGCGACTCCTTTCCCGCAGCTTCAAGCCAGATGAAAAGAAAGTCATCGAAGCCTCGCTGAAGGAACTCACCGAGTTCTATCAGAAGAATGAAGCCGATGCGAAGAGCCTGGTTGCCGTGGGGGAATCGAAGGTTGACGCTTCGCTATCTCCGCAGGAACTCGCCGCCTGGACGATGCTGTGCAATGAGTTGATGAACCTGGATGAGGTGTTGAATAAGTAGGGGGAGTGAATTATCGCAAGTAGACACAAGTCAGGTATCACATTCCATGTACACTGTGCCTTCGTCAGGATTATTTGAATTGAAGCGTTCGGCATGGTGATGAAGCTCAGAAAAGGCCACATATTTCTTTACTATGGTGATAACATGATTCAAAACAAAGTTGGAAAATCATTCATTTTGGTAATTCTGCTGCTATCAGCTCCCGCTTCACTGACTTGGGCCCAGATCAGCCTTGTTACAAGCCGACTTGCCTTGGGAGGTACTGACTTCATTGACTATAGTGTTCTCGGCCCTTCCGGAACGATTGTACCTAGTATTGTATCTGTGCAGTCAAACCAGGGAGCCACAGTGTTTATTTCTCAGGGTATGCAGTTCACGTTCTTGCGGCTTGACCAGGGCGATGGCTGGAATGGTAACTTCACATTTGGGGACCGGTTGTTGTATACCAACCGAACAAATGCTGATATTAGAGCGTCGATCTCGTGGAGCTTCGACCGGCCATTGACCGCGTTTGGATTGAACATCCAACCGAATTTCCTAGATTCCTTCGTCGCGCGTATTGACTTCTACAGTTCCCAAACCGTTGGTTTCATCGGTTCCGTTACGGCGGCTGGTACTTCCACAAATGCCGGTGACGGAAGCGCATTGTTCATCGGTGGCTTGAGCGGCAGTTCTGCTACCAATTTCACCTCGGTAGAGGTTCAATTGGTTGGCGTGGGATTTGGTCCGATCAGTAATTTTGCAGTTAACCAGACGGATTTTACGCGCACCGCTGTCATTCCTGAGCCGACTACCTTTGCTATGTTGGGAGTTACCATCTTTGCCGTTGTCGTTGTTCTCGTTTGGAGGCAGAGGTATCAGGAAGCAGAAAGATAACTTTGGGCTTCAAGGTATCTCGGAAAATTGACGAGGTCTCAACAGTAAGGTACTTTTCGCTAGAGCATAACTTTTAGCGGGAAAGTGCAATGGGAAAAACTGCTGTCAAATCGGAGACAATGATTCGGTTCAGCTGCATGAAGTGTCACAAGTTACTGAAAGCACCAACTCATCATGTGGGGGCAAGAACGAGTTGTCCGAAATGTGGCCTATCCCTCCAGGTTCCTGATAGTCATCCCGAACGGTCAACGTCTCAATCAGAAACTCTAGATACCGAATTCAATGAAGTTTCACCGATTTCTGAAAACCATCGTTCGTCAGTTGAATCTAATCGTGACACTGCTGTAAAGCCTCCACCGTTACCTCAAAGTACATCCAGTCCATCAGTTCCGCCTCCTTTGCCTAAGTCAGATAAAGCTGAATGGTTCTATTCCAAAGAAGGTAATCAACTTGGACCGGTTAGTGAGGGGCAGATTCAAGAACTGCTTCGAACTAATGCCATAACCAGAAATACACTGGTTTGGAAAAAAGGAATGAATGAGTGGGCCAAACTTGCGAACTGCAATGAACTTTCCATTGATTCATTTGCTCAAGTGGCTATTCAGAT belongs to Planctomycetia bacterium and includes:
- a CDS encoding ABC-2 family transporter protein, translating into MTRYLRLYAAFARYSFTRELSFRGNFLAKMSVELLWLGLMLVFYKTIFRQSSSVAGWNEAEYLFFVGCYVTLEGFIETLFLENCLGLAELVRTGELDFYLMKPIDEQFLITCKSIDLSTIPNIFMGLVLMGISLNDLGWPLDPVRIVLFVITFFAGLAIAYSCLLMLSATSFWLTRNSSLMEMWWLFTSLMRYPRDIFREPWAMPIGFFFSFLVPVMLVIHMPASVMVKAMDPWFCVYVIIAAMVMLWLSRAYLHLAMSRYRSASS
- a CDS encoding endonuclease/exonuclease/phosphatase family protein, with the protein product MYCLLLCSLFLPAPKVDASLKVMSFNIRYGTANDGENHWNKRKEFLCETIKKFNPDLLGTQETLAFQRDYLLKELNQFEAFGVGRDDGKLKGEMAALFYRRDRFNLIEGGHFWLSPTPDIVGSKGWDAALPRIATWVKLKDLQHNDAKPVLFLNTHFDHMGKQARTESALLIRQKLEELGNGHTIIVTGDFNTGESTEPYQALFANSQGKPASIIDTFRIKHPLRGKEEGTFNGFKPDVKNKERIDWIGCSIDLHVKDAAIDHTTKAGKVPSDHFPVTAILVRDAVK
- a CDS encoding DUF1553 domain-containing protein — protein: MRLIVTLGCLLCSCIMVNAEEKLQYNRDIRPILAENCFACHGPDSAARKGNLRLDQRELAIKKKAIKPGDVAGSEMIERIITADTSDLMPPPESHKKLTDQQKAMLKKWIEQGAEYQSHWSLIAPQRPAVPAVRYQSWIRNPIDAFVLAELEKQKLKPSPEADRRTLARRVSFDLTGLPPTPEDVTAFVNDTSANAYEKYVDKLLSSVHWGEHRGRYWLDYSRYADTHGIHFDNYREMWSYRDWVIKAFNNNMPFDQFTTEQLAGDLLPNTTLDQRIATGFSRNNITTNEGGAIDEEYLVLYARDRTETLGQVYFGMTTGCAVCHDHKYDPFSMKDFYSLSAFFNNTSQRAMDGNIKDTPPIIVVPMDADRPRWEALCQELKKIDADIAERKKAARPNFDKWLAASKPTDFYKAMPVNGLHFQTLLAEGAGNSISALLQGQLRHITSAKNLAWEAGHLAEKALKSRTDMELEFEDAGNFDTKQPFSFGAWINPQKTTGYAAIISRMDEANHYRGWDLWIEDGKIGTHIVSKWMDDALKVVTSNAVQPKTWSHIFVTYDGTGKAEGVKLYINGVLQEARQVTANSLKGSIKTTVPLRIGRRTGGAALSNHGIQDIRIYDRVVSAGEIETIKQAGRTAWILTRPADKRTDAEKNEVFTWWLPSKDHAFKSLIEKHSALKQEEAAIKGRGTVAHVMQEKPEQAMAYILKRGEYDKRSEPVKPGTPAMLPPMPEKFPRNRLGLAQWLLQADQPLTARVTVNRFWQEVFGNGLVRTSGDFGISGEVPSHPELLDWLAVEFRESGWDVKKFFKMLVMSNTYRQSAHITPEQLEKDPSNKWLSRGPRFRMDAEMVRDNALAVSGLLVRKIGGPSVKPYQPIGVWEAVAMIGSNTRDYKADKGENLYRRSMYTFWKRAAPPASLDIFNAPNRETCAVKRERTNTPLQALVTLNDVQFVEAARHLATNAIKAAKTSDERLEFISQRLLSRSFKPDEKKVIEASLKELTEFYQKNEADAKSLVAVGESKVDASLSPQELAAWTMLCNELMNLDEVLNK